In a genomic window of Coregonus clupeaformis isolate EN_2021a chromosome 27, ASM2061545v1, whole genome shotgun sequence:
- the LOC121542134 gene encoding reticulon-3, whose protein sequence is MITEMADPTTQSAQILSSLNASSTKESTYSVMELVYWRDPKKSAVAFGMSLLVLLSLATFSVISVLSYLLLALLCVTITFRVYKSVIQAVQKSEEGHPFKCVMEQDLTVQPETFRKYVDVCLTYVNRAIKQARHLLLVEDLVDSLKLAGFMWLMTYVGAVFNGITILILADVIFFSMPLVYDKNKTQIDKYMELIRTRVEVTLAKLQDKLPGAVKRTKAE, encoded by the exons ATGATCACAGAAATGGCAGATCCGACGACACAGTCTGCCCAGATCTTGTCCTCTCTGAACGCTTCATCGACAAAAGAATCCACATATTCCG TGATGGAGCTGGTGTACTGGCGGGACCCAAAGAAGTCTGCGGTGGCCTTTGGCATGTCCCTGCTGGTCCTTCTGTCCCTGGCCACCTTCAGTGTCATCAGTGTGTTGTCCTACCTGCTGCTGGCCCTGCTTTGTGTCACAATCACCTTCCGCGTCTACAAGTCTGTCATTCAGGCAGTGCAGAAGTCTGAAGAGGGCCACCCCTTCAA GTGTGTGATGGAGCAGGACCTGACCGTTCAGCCGGAGACTTTCCGTAAATATGTGGATGTGTGTCTGACCTACGTGAACCGAGCCATTAAACAGGCCAGACACCTGCTGCTGGTGGAGGACCTGGTAGACTCACTCAAG CTGGCTGGTTTCATGTGGCTGATGACCTATGTGGGAGCTGTCTTCAATGGAATCACCATCCTGATACTGG CTGATGTCATCTTCTTCAGCATGCCTCTGGTTTATGACAAAAATAAG ACACAGATTGATAAATACATGGAACTGATTCGCACCAGAGTTGAAGTCACACTTGCAAA GCTTCAAGATAAACTTCCTGGGGCAGTGAAACGCACCAAAGCAGAGTGA